One window of Atribacter laminatus genomic DNA carries:
- a CDS encoding tetratricopeptide repeat protein, whose product MKMKLIVIWIFVIFFVISSQSTFSMDQNPSSPIKETDLAEEKASSAPSSDESRQAEVKDSLSCFDFQFTCEYGTPEEVKEAIKNGSDINCQDEELGWTPLMSGMLNESAQGIATLLVEAGANVNVTSWSGINALMLAAESSESSLVKYLLDNGAKEYINDTESEYGFTPLIWAAKNNDTNGGVVIQVLIDHGADVNIKDKNGFTAILYAAMLNRNEDVIRTLIQNGVDINQIGPKNVTPLMGAISMNSNINITKLLLDSGADVSVISEEGKKAIDYALELERFKGTEILRQLAEMSGVEIAQPMVPPDIETAPSPNVDVTATPLPTGLITPEITPTPVPTLVLPSMVYADPSGKFTLNFPTGFTFSTYVADRDMIGANYRTPNEQAYLEVRSFPSSQDMQFYISQHITEMALRGESSITSNGKTGNIKIYSRKTEQDELLTIVTTYQGIDIALVVIDLPIAVYQPSSPWLLELFKGINWEEKTPIIDGSYSDPDQKFSFKLPDGVRFLYAFKEDFCFNQPYRFLPEADGMVGSTPDGGQVMIASFSTPEKYQDYLKEYDQRVETGEYQVHGTSQLDVQGSLAKLTLYSYLAQNQKRAELLAVYEGTLVVISVWLPADNYQSAQTWLLSLFKNLTWKKEETLPSFSPLAQPTPTPQITITPQPTESLQPTTSPQMSSDDLSIEAAVHIEKGEFQKAIDLLKQSIVLQPDFGFAYGQLAYCYVQLKLYQEAVDELSDKLLPKKEYSTAYNLVGFAYENLARSDEALVFYQKAVELDPNYVDAYSNMGFVHFDQEQYQKAVDSFKKAAELKPNDPVIFNNLGFSYEKLGQYDGALQAYQEAVRIKPDYIKAHANIGYLYFDQEQYQKAVDALKKSLELEPSDPAILNTLGLSYENLKQYDNAIQAYQEAISIKPDFVNAYNNLGNLFFDLSQYQNALDSYKKSLIIDSTNPYNYYNLGLCYENLKQYDNAIQAYQEAISIKPDYVNAHTNLGVLYYNQDQSEKAIEEYKKSLELKPDNPNIHYNLGLAYEDLELYENAIQAFQESNRIKPNDYDTYNSLGRIYNLMEKYQEALESLQKSIELNPENHYAHYNLGLAYEGLEQYENAIKAYQETIHIKPDYIYAYNDLGYVYYYLDRNQEAVEILQKAININPEAATPNYYLGITYLQMGDKDSATKQYEILKKIDQSLAEKLLNKINQ is encoded by the coding sequence TAAAAGAAACAGATCTAGCCGAAGAGAAGGCATCTTCAGCTCCCAGTAGTGATGAGAGTCGTCAAGCCGAGGTAAAAGATAGTTTATCGTGTTTTGATTTTCAATTTACTTGTGAATATGGAACTCCTGAAGAAGTTAAAGAAGCAATCAAGAATGGTTCCGATATCAACTGCCAAGATGAAGAATTGGGGTGGACTCCTTTAATGAGTGGGATGCTGAATGAATCTGCTCAGGGAATCGCCACTCTTTTAGTCGAAGCTGGTGCAAATGTAAATGTGACAAGCTGGTCGGGCATTAATGCTCTTATGTTGGCTGCTGAATCCAGTGAGAGCAGTTTGGTGAAATATTTACTGGATAACGGAGCTAAAGAGTATATTAATGATACCGAATCGGAATATGGTTTCACTCCTCTCATTTGGGCGGCCAAGAATAATGATACCAATGGTGGGGTGGTTATCCAAGTTTTGATCGATCATGGAGCAGATGTTAATATAAAAGATAAGAATGGATTTACAGCTATTCTATATGCAGCAATGCTAAACAGAAATGAGGATGTGATTCGCACCCTAATTCAGAATGGAGTTGATATCAATCAAATAGGACCCAAGAATGTGACGCCCTTGATGGGGGCTATAAGTATGAATTCCAATATAAATATTACTAAATTATTACTTGATTCGGGGGCCGATGTCTCCGTCATCAGCGAGGAGGGGAAAAAGGCAATTGATTATGCCCTGGAGTTAGAAAGATTTAAAGGAACTGAGATATTACGACAATTGGCTGAAATGAGTGGAGTAGAGATTGCACAGCCAATGGTTCCCCCCGATATAGAAACTGCACCTTCACCAAACGTAGATGTAACTGCCACTCCTTTACCTACAGGATTAATAACGCCGGAGATCACCCCTACTCCTGTTCCAACCCTAGTTCTTCCTTCTATGGTTTATGCCGATCCCTCGGGAAAATTCACCCTTAATTTCCCAACCGGCTTTACTTTTTCGACTTATGTCGCAGATAGAGATATGATTGGTGCAAACTACCGCACCCCCAATGAACAAGCTTATTTAGAGGTACGTAGTTTCCCATCTTCCCAAGACATGCAGTTTTACATCTCTCAACATATAACAGAAATGGCTTTACGGGGGGAAAGTTCGATTACCTCCAACGGTAAAACCGGAAATATCAAAATTTACTCGAGAAAAACTGAACAGGATGAGCTCCTCACCATTGTTACAACCTATCAGGGAATTGATATTGCATTAGTGGTTATTGATCTTCCAATTGCAGTTTATCAACCTTCCAGCCCCTGGTTATTAGAGCTTTTTAAAGGAATCAATTGGGAAGAGAAAACACCAATAATTGATGGTTCTTATTCTGATCCGGATCAAAAATTTTCTTTCAAACTTCCCGATGGAGTTCGGTTTCTCTATGCTTTTAAAGAAGATTTTTGCTTCAACCAGCCTTATCGATTCCTTCCAGAAGCTGATGGGATGGTAGGCAGCACACCTGATGGTGGTCAGGTTATGATTGCCAGTTTTTCAACTCCAGAAAAATACCAAGATTATCTCAAAGAATATGATCAGCGGGTTGAGACGGGGGAATACCAAGTTCACGGAACCAGCCAATTGGATGTCCAAGGGAGCCTGGCAAAGCTTACTCTTTATTCGTATTTAGCTCAGAATCAAAAACGTGCCGAACTTTTGGCGGTTTATGAAGGCACCTTAGTAGTTATATCGGTATGGTTGCCTGCTGACAATTATCAATCTGCTCAAACTTGGCTTTTATCTCTCTTTAAAAACCTAACCTGGAAAAAAGAAGAGACTTTGCCTTCATTTTCTCCATTAGCTCAACCAACACCAACCCCTCAAATTACGATAACTCCTCAACCAACTGAATCATTACAACCCACCACTTCTCCCCAAATGAGCTCGGATGACCTTTCTATTGAAGCTGCGGTTCATATTGAAAAAGGTGAATTCCAAAAAGCCATAGATCTTTTAAAACAGTCAATTGTTCTTCAACCGGATTTTGGTTTTGCCTATGGTCAACTGGCGTATTGTTATGTTCAGTTAAAGCTTTATCAAGAGGCAGTTGATGAATTATCCGATAAGCTCCTTCCTAAAAAAGAATATTCGACAGCTTATAATCTGGTGGGCTTTGCCTACGAAAACCTCGCTCGTTCGGATGAAGCGCTGGTTTTTTACCAAAAAGCTGTTGAATTGGATCCAAATTATGTTGATGCCTATAGCAACATGGGGTTTGTGCACTTTGACCAAGAACAATACCAAAAAGCCGTGGATTCCTTTAAAAAAGCTGCTGAATTAAAACCTAATGATCCGGTCATATTCAATAATCTGGGTTTTTCCTATGAAAAACTGGGACAATATGATGGAGCACTGCAAGCTTATCAGGAAGCCGTCCGCATCAAGCCAGATTACATAAAAGCTCATGCCAACATTGGATATCTATACTTTGACCAAGAACAATACCAAAAAGCCGTGGATGCTTTAAAAAAATCCCTTGAATTAGAACCCAGTGATCCTGCTATTCTCAATACCCTGGGTTTATCCTATGAAAATCTAAAACAATATGATAATGCTATTCAAGCCTATCAGGAAGCCATATCTATCAAGCCCGATTTTGTCAATGCTTACAATAATCTTGGAAATCTTTTTTTTGACCTGAGCCAATATCAAAATGCCCTTGATAGCTATAAAAAGTCTCTAATCATCGACTCAACCAATCCTTACAATTATTATAATCTCGGTCTCTGTTATGAAAATTTAAAACAATATGATAATGCTATTCAAGCCTATCAGGAAGCCATATCTATCAAGCCCGATTATGTCAATGCCCACACCAATCTCGGAGTTCTTTACTATAACCAGGATCAATCGGAAAAAGCCATAGAAGAGTATAAAAAATCTCTGGAATTAAAACCTGATAATCCTAATATTCATTATAATCTAGGCCTTGCCTATGAAGATCTTGAACTATATGAAAACGCTATACAAGCATTTCAAGAGTCCAACCGCATTAAGCCTAATGATTATGACACTTACAATAGTCTTGGTCGTATCTACAATCTAATGGAAAAATATCAGGAAGCTCTTGAATCCCTTCAGAAATCAATAGAGCTCAATCCTGAAAATCATTATGCCCATTATAATCTTGGCCTTGCCTATGAAGGCCTTGAACAGTATGAAAACGCAATCAAAGCTTACCAAGAAACTATTCACATCAAACCCGATTATATCTATGCCTATAATGACCTTGGTTATGTTTATTATTATCTTGATCGAAACCAAGAAGCAGTGGAGATATTGCAAAAAGCCATTAATATTAATCCAGAGGCTGCAACCCCTAATTATTATTTAGGCATTACTTATCTTCAGATGGGTGATAAAGACTCAGCCACAAAACAGTACGAAATTTTAAAGAAAATCGATCAGTCACTGGCTGAAAAGCTACTTAATAAGATTAATCAATAA
- a CDS encoding DUF4919 domain-containing protein yields the protein MKVLFWIQKILWVLLLILVLNPTEIILGQNLSSDEEYLSIIEKIKKGEDTETDYTKLRMLYTQTSFYQPESAERDENILKMTQAWIDKHDNEAIEIGNQLLEGEYLNPFVHDLFAKIYKESGEGDPLFHLLMFINIITSIQGDGKSYETAYQVISTWEEKAMMTFVRVSPVDQVFEPTLHDGHCYHVIQVKADETGEISDLYFNIDIPYQKAQQTGPVVTAPVITPPTPTPALQPITTYTDPTGQFSIHFPAGFSLLASQTNLIQCLTPNNGNLYLIISDYANTMKAFSDEVLNRPASFSGESQFQAGNLSGKIQLYTMSGSFQVLDGKSYAVLLVTYAGIDYGLVVVLPAESYSAAQNWLSALVTGVQYQPATSPPPVVLTPTVTPTFQVTNSLEYTVLDGLFQVLLPAGSSQGGKWPNIAEYQTPSQGTLYILSGDTAGTLNLFRQDLTQKQGKMLSQPVLFQTDEGVQGRMEINTMVGNFQAADGKDYISFLVSYERPEGALVIIVPNNLYTEAQGWISPLITDVTFQAIQPTPSPFLTPMPTATTMVTPPPSPSVSTTTLPSETLPPLSGL from the coding sequence TTGAAGGTACTCTTTTGGATCCAAAAAATTTTATGGGTGCTTCTCTTGATATTGGTTTTGAATCCAACTGAGATTATATTGGGACAAAATCTTTCATCTGATGAAGAGTATCTATCAATTATAGAAAAAATAAAAAAGGGAGAAGATACTGAGACAGATTATACCAAGCTTCGGATGCTTTACACTCAGACATCATTTTATCAACCGGAGTCAGCAGAACGAGATGAGAATATACTCAAAATGACTCAGGCTTGGATCGATAAACACGATAATGAGGCCATTGAGATAGGAAACCAACTTTTAGAAGGAGAATATCTTAACCCTTTTGTTCATGATTTATTCGCGAAAATTTATAAAGAAAGCGGGGAAGGAGATCCCTTATTTCATTTGTTGATGTTTATTAACATCATTACCTCTATTCAAGGAGATGGAAAAAGTTATGAGACTGCCTATCAGGTCATTTCAACTTGGGAAGAAAAAGCAATGATGACCTTTGTGCGGGTATCTCCGGTAGATCAAGTTTTTGAACCGACTCTTCATGATGGTCATTGCTATCATGTGATTCAGGTCAAAGCCGATGAAACCGGCGAAATAAGCGATCTTTATTTTAATATTGATATCCCATACCAAAAAGCCCAACAAACTGGTCCGGTTGTGACTGCGCCAGTTATCACCCCACCTACCCCCACCCCAGCTCTCCAACCCATCACCACCTATACCGATCCCACCGGTCAGTTTTCCATTCATTTTCCTGCTGGTTTTTCCCTTCTGGCTTCACAAACCAACCTTATACAATGTTTAACCCCCAACAATGGCAATCTCTATCTGATCATCTCTGATTATGCGAATACGATGAAAGCTTTTTCCGATGAGGTCCTAAACAGACCGGCGTCTTTCTCCGGGGAAAGCCAGTTCCAGGCTGGAAACCTATCGGGAAAAATTCAGCTCTATACTATGTCTGGATCTTTTCAGGTTCTGGATGGAAAAAGTTACGCCGTTCTCCTCGTCACCTATGCTGGGATAGACTATGGCCTGGTGGTGGTACTTCCAGCCGAATCATATTCAGCTGCTCAAAACTGGCTCTCCGCCCTGGTAACTGGGGTTCAATACCAGCCCGCCACCTCACCACCACCAGTGGTTTTAACTCCAACTGTAACTCCCACTTTCCAGGTTACAAACTCTCTGGAATATACTGTGCTCGATGGATTATTCCAAGTTTTACTTCCCGCTGGATCGAGTCAAGGAGGGAAGTGGCCAAATATTGCTGAATACCAAACTCCCAGTCAGGGGACTCTCTATATTCTCAGTGGGGACACTGCCGGAACTCTGAATCTTTTCCGTCAAGACTTGACCCAAAAACAGGGCAAGATGCTGAGTCAGCCGGTGCTTTTTCAAACCGATGAAGGTGTCCAAGGAAGGATGGAAATAAACACCATGGTAGGAAACTTTCAAGCAGCCGATGGGAAAGACTATATTAGTTTTCTGGTGAGCTATGAACGACCCGAAGGTGCCCTGGTGATTATTGTTCCCAACAACCTCTATACTGAAGCTCAGGGCTGGATTTCCCCCCTCATCACCGATGTGACGTTTCAGGCTATTCAACCAACCCCATCTCCCTTTCTAACACCGATGCCGACTGCAACCACAATGGTAACACCTCCTCCCTCTCCATCAGTTTCAACAACCACACTCCCATCCGAAACCTTACCACCTCTATCCGGTTTATAG
- a CDS encoding IS110 family transposase: protein MKYQQVVGMDIAKDSVQASRFDGTTFFDFSFPNQEKSFLKEVQKSIPKSDPSHTLFVMEATGAYHLKLATTLYKKGYSVAVVNPFIIKKYAEMLLKRAKTDRKDARLIAQFGFYQEVTLFAPKESMAEEITQVLKGLDQLKKERTNLKNYREAFTCHNEINPVVRDIYQKQLEEIEKAIKTLEAEAKRLVSQYAPKEYQLLLSIKGIGKCSATALLGLLQKMDRFSRGKEVASFLGLAPQISQSGKDKGKAWLSKKGNGYLRRLLYLAALSASRSNAQCRELYQRLLAKGKPKKVALIAVANKLLRQAFAVLKSGCPYDPHYLKLKSNLEVVLT from the coding sequence ATGAAGTACCAACAAGTAGTGGGCATGGATATTGCGAAAGACTCAGTGCAAGCCAGTCGCTTTGATGGAACAACTTTTTTTGATTTTTCCTTTCCCAACCAAGAAAAGTCGTTCCTGAAAGAGGTTCAGAAAAGCATCCCAAAAAGTGATCCCTCTCACACTCTTTTTGTCATGGAAGCAACTGGAGCGTATCATCTCAAACTCGCCACTACCCTCTATAAGAAAGGTTACTCCGTTGCCGTCGTCAATCCCTTCATCATCAAAAAATATGCCGAGATGCTCTTAAAAAGAGCCAAGACTGATAGGAAAGATGCTCGGTTGATTGCCCAATTTGGTTTTTATCAGGAGGTCACTCTCTTTGCTCCCAAAGAGAGCATGGCTGAAGAAATAACTCAAGTCTTAAAAGGTCTAGACCAACTCAAAAAAGAAAGAACCAACTTGAAGAATTACCGAGAAGCATTCACCTGCCATAACGAGATCAACCCAGTGGTGAGGGATATCTATCAAAAACAGCTGGAAGAGATCGAAAAAGCGATCAAAACCCTCGAAGCCGAAGCAAAACGACTGGTTTCCCAGTATGCTCCGAAAGAATACCAACTGCTCCTGAGTATCAAAGGAATCGGGAAATGCTCGGCGACTGCTCTTTTAGGACTCCTCCAAAAGATGGATCGCTTCTCTCGAGGGAAAGAAGTGGCCAGTTTCTTAGGCCTTGCTCCCCAGATCTCTCAATCTGGAAAAGACAAAGGCAAAGCCTGGCTGAGTAAAAAGGGGAACGGCTATCTCCGTAGGCTTCTCTATCTTGCGGCTCTTTCGGCTTCACGGTCTAATGCTCAATGTCGGGAACTCTATCAGCGACTCCTTGCGAAAGGAAAACCGAAGAAAGTCGCTCTCATAGCAGTCGCCAATAAGCTCTTAAGACAGGCCTTTGCAGTATTAAAAAGTGGTTGTCCTTATGATCCTCATTACCTAAAACTAAAAAGTAATCTTGAAGTAGTTTTGACTTGA
- the tkt gene encoding transketolase encodes MNIEELSVKTIRMLALDTIQKANSGHPGLPLGAAPMTYAIFKKFLSINPKNPCWVNRDRFVLSAGHGSALLYAMLYLSGFEKMTLEELKSFRQWESKTPGHPEYDLECGIEITTGPLGQGFATGVGMAIAESHLAATYNRPGFNLVDHYVYAIVSDGDLMEGVAAEAASLAGHLQLGKLIYLYDNNHISLASETGLHYTEDVRKKFEAFNWQVLEVKDGNDLAAIEKAIQEAKTESTHPSLIMVSTHIGFGSPKQDSFGVHGSPLKPEEVVATKKFYDWPEDKPFFVPEDVLSHMRETVNKGSQIEKEWDALFAEYTKKYPAEAEEFEKRVKGILSENWAQNIPSYSSETKSIATRSVGGEVMNAIAKNCPSLMGGSADLDPSTNTVLKGKGTFHPPVPGAEKMQGVVAGPFGYSGRNIMFGIREHAMGSILNGMALHGGIIPYGATFLTFSDYMRPAIRLAALSNLHVIYVFTHDSIGLGEDGPTHQPVEQISSLRTVPNLMVIRPADANETAQAWKIAIRAKSPVALIFSRQKLPVIDQTKYASAEGVTRGAYILSDCDSSAPDLILIASGSEVGLALKASEKMTTEGTKVRVVSMPSWELFEQQSEEYRHQVLPPSVKKRISIEAGVSIGWERYVGEQGVIIGVNRYGASAPGELVMEKFGFSVDNIIQKAKSL; translated from the coding sequence ATGAACATTGAAGAACTTTCGGTTAAAACCATACGTATGCTGGCTTTGGATACCATTCAAAAAGCCAATTCTGGTCACCCTGGACTACCTTTGGGAGCAGCTCCAATGACCTATGCTATATTTAAAAAATTTCTATCCATCAACCCCAAAAATCCTTGCTGGGTGAATCGGGATCGTTTCGTTCTTTCCGCTGGTCATGGTTCGGCACTTTTATATGCAATGCTTTATTTATCTGGATTTGAAAAAATGACCCTGGAGGAGTTGAAATCTTTCCGCCAATGGGAGAGCAAAACTCCTGGGCATCCAGAATATGATTTAGAGTGTGGAATAGAAATTACGACTGGACCATTAGGACAGGGTTTTGCCACTGGAGTAGGGATGGCTATTGCGGAAAGTCATTTAGCTGCAACTTATAATCGCCCTGGATTTAACCTGGTTGACCACTATGTCTATGCTATCGTGAGTGATGGTGACCTCATGGAAGGAGTTGCTGCCGAAGCAGCCTCACTAGCTGGCCATCTCCAATTAGGGAAACTCATTTACCTTTATGATAATAACCATATTAGTTTAGCATCAGAAACTGGGCTTCATTATACCGAAGATGTAAGGAAAAAATTTGAAGCTTTTAATTGGCAAGTGTTAGAAGTTAAAGATGGCAATGATTTAGCTGCAATCGAAAAAGCCATTCAGGAAGCCAAAACCGAGAGCACCCATCCGAGTTTAATTATGGTTTCCACTCATATCGGGTTCGGAAGCCCAAAACAAGATAGTTTTGGGGTTCATGGTTCTCCCCTAAAGCCCGAGGAAGTGGTTGCTACCAAAAAGTTTTATGACTGGCCGGAAGATAAACCTTTTTTTGTACCCGAGGATGTCTTAAGTCATATGAGAGAAACCGTCAATAAAGGATCTCAGATAGAAAAGGAATGGGATGCTTTATTTGCTGAATATACCAAAAAGTATCCAGCTGAAGCTGAAGAATTTGAAAAAAGAGTGAAAGGAATCCTTTCCGAGAATTGGGCACAAAACATTCCTTCTTATTCTTCGGAAACAAAAAGCATTGCCACTCGTAGCGTTGGAGGAGAAGTCATGAATGCTATTGCTAAAAATTGCCCGTCTTTGATGGGTGGTTCAGCTGATTTGGATCCTTCTACCAACACTGTTCTTAAGGGAAAAGGGACCTTCCATCCACCAGTTCCTGGAGCAGAAAAAATGCAGGGAGTAGTCGCCGGTCCTTTTGGTTACTCTGGAAGAAACATAATGTTTGGTATTCGAGAGCATGCCATGGGAAGCATTCTTAACGGAATGGCACTTCATGGCGGTATTATTCCGTATGGTGCTACTTTCCTTACCTTTTCCGACTATATGCGACCGGCTATCCGTCTGGCAGCGCTTTCCAACCTCCATGTTATCTATGTATTTACCCACGACTCAATCGGTCTCGGCGAAGATGGACCAACCCATCAACCAGTAGAACAAATCAGCAGCTTAAGAACAGTTCCTAACTTAATGGTTATCCGTCCCGCTGATGCCAACGAAACCGCCCAAGCCTGGAAAATAGCGATTCGTGCCAAAAGTCCGGTAGCTTTAATTTTCTCCCGCCAGAAACTACCGGTGATCGATCAAACCAAGTACGCATCAGCTGAAGGAGTCACCCGGGGAGCTTATATTCTTTCTGATTGTGATTCTTCAGCTCCTGATCTTATTTTGATTGCATCCGGTTCTGAGGTTGGACTTGCTTTAAAAGCTTCCGAAAAAATGACAACTGAGGGAACCAAAGTTCGAGTGGTCAGTATGCCATCCTGGGAACTTTTTGAACAGCAATCGGAGGAATACCGTCATCAAGTGCTCCCACCATCGGTTAAGAAACGGATTTCAATTGAAGCTGGAGTTTCAATTGGATGGGAAAGATATGTTGGAGAACAGGGAGTTATTATTGGAGTGAATCGATATGGTGCATCGGCTCCAGGTGAATTAGTTATGGAGAAATTTGGTTTCTCAGTAGATAATATTATTCAGAAAGCTAAAAGCCTATAA